The following nucleotide sequence is from Saccharothrix texasensis.
GCCTCGCACGCCCACCTGCCGGCGCCGTTCGGGCAAGGCAGTCGACCTGCGAGAGCGCAAGGGCCTCGACAACGGGCACTTCTCCGCCGCGATGCGCGACATCCCAGCCACCGCCACACCGCCCGCGCGCTGTTCGGCGCCCGGGACCACTACCCGGTCTCGCCGCGCCGGGCTCACCGCCGGCTCGCTGGCCCACCACCGTTGCGACGACTCCTACGGCGACCTCAGCGCGCACACCCGAGCCGCCACGCTGCGCTTCAGCAGCACCGACTGCCGCGCGACCACCATCGATCCGGCCGTGTTCTGGCGCGACGTCCTCGAAGCGTTCATCCTGCTCGGCAACTTCGGTGGCACGTCGAGGCATGAGGGGGAGCGGTTCGGGGGCGCCGTCTGATCGGGTGGTGTCGCGGCCCCCCGCTCGCGCCCGGGCGTTGTGCCGGCGCCGTGGGCTCACCGACCGGGGAGAGCACCGCACCGGGCGAAGAGACCCGCGGCGGCTCGCGTCGCCCCTCGCCCGGCTGGGGACGGTCGGGTGCCGCTGGCGGACCTGCTCGACGTCGTCTTCTCCCTTGCCCTGGTCAGGGCTACCGTGGGTGGCCACGTCGCCCGCCACGATCCGCACCGCACGGCACACCGGACGACGTGGGCGGCAGGCTCCCGCTGCGGCGCACCACCCTCGCGGAGCGAGCACCCGGCGCCAGGATCAAGGACACGTCAGAGGCGGAGTTGGTGCAGCATGGAACGACGCATGCCGGTGGCGACGCACTGGGGCAGTTTCGACGCCGTCGTCGATTCCGGCCGGTTGGTGCGGATCGAGCCGAGACCCGATGATCCCGATCCCTCGCCCATCGGCCCCGGGATGGTGGCAGCCGCCGAGGACGGCGCCCGCGTGTTACGCCCCGCGGTGCGCAGGGGCTGGCTGAACGGCGAGCCTCGCGCCCGCGGCGCGGCCAGGGGCGCGGACGCCTTCGTCGAGGTGAGCTGGGACCAGGCGATCACGCTGGTGAGCGAGGAACTCCGTCGCGTTCGCGCACAGCACGGGGACAGCGCGGTGTTCGGCGGGTCCTACGGGTGGGCGAGTGCCGGCAGGTTCCACAACGCGCAGGGGCAGCTCCAGCGGTTCCTGTCGCTGGGCGGGGGGTACACCGACTCGCGCAACACCTACAGCACCGCGGCGCTGGAGGTCATCCTCCCCCACGTGATCGGCGGTCATCCGTGGAGCTACCAGAGCCGGATGCCGATGTGGGACGAGATCGCCGAGAACTGCGAGCTGGTGGTGGCGTTCGGCGGGCTGGCACTCAAGAACAGCCAGATCAACCCCGGAGGGCTGGCCAGGCACCAGACGCGGGACCTGCAACGCCGGTGCCACGAGGCCGGGGTGCGGTTCGTGAACGTCAGCCCCATCCGCAGCGATGTCGCGGGCTTCCTCGACGCCGAGTGGCTGCCGGTCGTCCCCAACACCGACACCGCCGCGATGCTCGGCATCGCCCACACGATGCTGGTCAACGGGTGGCACGACGAGGACTTCCTCCGCCGGTGCTGCGTCGGGTTCGACCGCTTCGCCCCCTACCTGCTCGGCGAGGTCGACGGCGTCGTGAAGGACGCCGCCTGGGCGGCGGAGATCACGGGCATCGGTCGCGACGCGATCACCGACCTCGCCCGCCGCCTCGCCACCCGGCGTTCCCTCATCATGGTCAACTACGCGGTGCAACGGGCGGACCACGGCGAACAGCCGATCTGGATGTCCGTCGTGCTGGCCGCCATGGCGGGCTCGATGGGTCGGCCCGGCTGCGGGTGGGGGGCGGGGTACGCGACGATGGACGCGACGGGCGTCGCCCCGGGCCGGCCTTTCGTGGCCGCGATGCCGGCGGCGCCCAACCCGGTTCCGGACTTCATCCCCGTCGCGAGGATCGCCGACGCCCTGCTGCACCCGGGCGAGGTCATCGACTACGACGGCGAACGCCTCACGCTGCCCGAGCTCCGCTTGATCTACTGGTGCGGGGGCAACCCGTTCCACCACCACCAGGACCTCCACCGGTTGGCCCGTGCCTGGCAGGTCCCCGACACGGTCGTGGTCCACGAAGCCTGGTGGAACACGACGGCCAAGTTCGCCGACATCGTCCTCCCGGTCGCGACCACCCTGGAACGCGACGACTTCGCCGCCGGGTTCTCCGACCCCCACCTCGTCGCGATGCCGAAGGTCCGCGACCCGGCGGGCGAGTCGCGCACCGATCACCGCATCTTCGCCGCCCTGGCCTCCAGGCTCGGATTCGAGCGGGAGTTCACCGAGTCGCGCTCCGAGTCCGACTGGGTCCGGCACCTCTACGAGCAGACGAGGGCCGGGCTCGGCGGCGATGCCGCCCTGCCCGGCTTCGACGACTTCTGGCGCGCCACCACCGCCGAGCTGCCGGCGTTGACGGGACCGTTCCCCGGCAGTTTCGACGACCTCCGCTCGGACCCGGGGCGCTTCCCCCTGTCGACGCCGTCGGGGCGGATCGAGGTCTTCTCGGCGGAGATCGACTCGTTCGGCTACGACGACTGCGCCGGGCACCCGAAGTGGTTCGAACCGGTGGAGTGGCTCCGCGCCGACCTGTCGGACCGGTTCCCGCTGCACCTGATCTCGAACCAGCCCGCCTCGCGCCTGCACAGCCAGTACGACAACGGTGGCCACAGCCTCAGCTCGAAGATCAGCGGTCGTGAGCCCGTGACGATCAACCCGTCGGACGCCGCGGCACGGGGCATCGAGAGCGGCATGGTCGTGCGCGTCCACAACGACCGGGGCAGCTGCCTCGCGGGCGCGGTCCTGTCGGACGACCTCATGCCGGGCGTCGTGCAACTGTCCACGGGAGCGTGGTGGGACCCGGTCCGACCGGGGCTGAGCGGGACACTGGACCGCCACGGCAACCCGAACGCCCTCACCGCGGATCGCCCGTGCTCGCGCCTGTCCCAGGGGCCGAGTGCGCTCAGCGCGCTGGTCGACGTCGAGCCCTACGACGGCCCCCTTCCCGAGGTGCTCGCCTTCGCGCCGCCGAACCTGGCGCCGCCCGGCTGACGCCCGCCGCCGAGATGGTCGACCGCCCGCCCCGTCGACCTGCCGCCGGCGCGACCCCGACACCTGCTCGATCAGGTCACCGGGCACTGCCGGCTCCCCGAACGACAGCCGTATCACTCGAACGAGTGATTCGATCTCCTTGGTGGTCGCGTCGCTTGGAAATCCGTGATCGCCTGACTACTTTCCGCGATCATGACTGGAGTTCGGGATCTCAAGTACCGTCAGTGGTTCAAGGGCGCGGACGTCGACGGCGACGGGGTGATCACCCGTCAGGACGTCCGGTTGATGGGTGAGCGCTACGTCGCGGCCCGCGATGCCGCGCCGCAGTCCGAGACCGCCCGCCGGCTGACCGAGGGGTTGGACGCGTTCTGGACCACCGTGATCGAGCCCATGGACCGGGACGGTGACGGGAAGGTCGACCTGCGCGAGATGACCGAGGGCTTCCGGCAGGCACTGGCCGACCCCTCCCTGTACCCGCAGCAGGTCGGGCCGGTGGCCGACTGCTACTTCGACCTGATCGACCTCGACGGCGACGACCGGATCGACCAGGCGGAGTTCGGCCAGATCTTCGGCCTCGCGGGCAACGTGTCCCCCGAGGAGTGCGCCGAGGTCTTCGAGGCGTTGGACCTCGACGGCTCGGGTGGGCTGAACCGCGCCGAGTTCCACCAGGCGCTCGCGGAGTTCTTCTACGGCAACGACCCGGACACCCCCGCCGCGCACCTGTTCGGCAGGATCCCCGGCTGACCGGCCGTCGCCCCGGACCTCGGTGGTGTGCCGAGGCCCGGAGCGAGCGGCGCGGTCCGCGCACCCCGGCGCCGTTGCGGACACCACCTCGACCAGCGGAACCGGTGCAGACCCCCACCCCGCCCGTCGTGCGGGCGGTCGGCGTCTACCTGCACGCCGCCGGACCGCGGGGCGCGCTCTGCGCGACCGCGGTTCCCCAGCGTCTCCGCGCCCGTCGTGGCCGCACCGACCACGTCGGCGCGGACCTGCCCGTGCGGCATGTGGAGCGGTGTGCCGGGCAGAGCGGCTGAGCGGCCCGACGCCGGCGAGGGAGCGGAGCCGCGATCCACCGATCACGGGCGCTCCGTCGTCCGGCGGTGTCAGGCGAAGGTGGCCGCGTCGATGACGAACCGGTAGCGGACGTCGGACTTCAGCACCCGCTCGTAGGCGTCGTTGATGTCGTCCGCGCTGATGAGCTCGGTCTCGGGCAGGATGCCGTGCTCGGCGCAGAAGTCGAGCATCTCCTGGGTCTCGCGGATGCCCCCGATCGACGAGCCGGCCCAGCTGCGGCGAGCGGGGATGAGGGCGAAGGCCGGGACCTCGAGGGGCTCCGCCGGGGCTCCCACGTTCACCAGGGTGCCGTCGACCTTGAGCAGGCCGAGGTGGGCGGCCATGTCGATCTTCGCCGAGACGGTGTTGACGATCAGGTCGAAGGAGCTCTTGAGCTGGGTGAAGGTCTCCGGGTCGGTCGTCGCGTGGTGAGCCGTCGCGCCGAAGCGCAGGGAGTCGTCCTTCTTGGAGGTCGTCTGCGAGAGCACGGTGACCTCGGCGCCGAGGGCCGCCGCGATCTTCACGCCCACGTGACCGAGACCGCCGAGGCCGACGATGGCGACCTTCTTGCCCGGCCCCGCCTGCCAGTGGCGCAGTGGCGAGTAGAGCGAGATGCCGGCGCACAGCAGCGGCGCGACCTTCTCGAGTTCGAGGTTCTCCGGCACGCGGAGGACGAAGTCCTCGGTGACGACGACGGCCTGCGAGTAGCCGCCCTGGGTGATCGTGCCGTCGGTGGGGTCGATGCCGTGGTAGGTCTGGGTGTGGCCCTTGGCGCAGTACTGCTCGTCGCCGCGCAGGCAGTACTCGCACTCGCCGCACGAGTCGACCATGCAGCCGACGCCGACGCGGTCGCCGACCTGGTGCTTCGTGACCTCGGAGCCGACTGCCGAGACGGTGCCGACGATCTCGTGGCCGACGACCAGCGGGTACCGGACCGGGCCCCAGTCGCCGCGGACCGTGTGGATGTCGGAGTGGCAGATGCCGGCGTAGGCGATCTCGATCATGACGTCCTTCGGGCCGACGTCGCGTCGCTCGATGGTCGTCCTGCCCAGGGGCCCGGTGGCGGACGGCGCCGCGTAGGCGTTGACGGTGCGCATGTGTGTCCTTGGAACGTGATGGTGACGGGTGGATGGGGTTGTGCGGGCCCGAACGCGACAGCGCCGGGCCCGGGTCGAGCTTCGCACGGTGGGCAGGTGATCGCGCTCGGGCGTTCAGGCCCCGCGCCGGTCGAGACCTACTGCGTCAGGTAACCGGCCTCGAAGAGCGTGCGCAGTCGCCTCGTCGGTGGCGCCGGTGCCTGCGATCCAGCTCACCGCGCTCACGGCGATGAAGAGGTGGAGTTTTTCGAGGCCTCGCCGCGCTGCGGGCGGAGGCCGCCAGTGGTTCTAAGGCCTCCGTGCAAGCCGCAGTGCTCCTCCACGCCGAGGAACCACTGACGCAGGACCTCCCCGGTGTCGGCCGGCCGGTCGAGCTTCCACTGTCGCTCCAGCAGCCTGCCGCGGTGAACCCGCGGCAAGCCCGCCGACAGCGCGTCTCGGGTCGGGAAGTGGCGAGAGCGCGCGGCGTGCCCGGCTCCGGCCCGGCATCGTGCAGGCGGTGGAGGTGTGCCCGGTCACCTCGCCGGGCCCGACCGCCCGGCGGTCGATCACCGACGTCGGCCGTCGATCACCCATCACGCATAGGACGCCGCCTGCATGGAGTACAGCTCGGCGTACAGGCCGTTCGCGGCCATCAGTTCGTCGTGCGAACCCTGTTCCTTCACGCGTCCGTCGGCCACCACCACGATGAGGTCGGCCATGCGGACGGTGGAGAACCGGTGCGAGACGAGCAGGGTGATGGCGCCGGTCCGCCGGCCGACGTCGCGCGCGCCGGCCGCGTACCGCTCGAACAGCCGGTGCTCGGCCTGCGCGTCGAGCGCCGCGGTCGGTTCGTCGAGGACGAGCAGCAGCGGCTCGCGGCGCATCATGGCCCGGCCCAGCGCGAGCTTCTGCCACTGCCCGCCGGACAGCTCCACGCCGTCGGCGTAGGTCTTGCCGAGCTGGGTCTCGACACCGTCCTCAAGGCGGTCCAGGACGTCCTCGGCGCGTGCGCGGCGCAGGGCGTCGTGCACGGCGTCGGCCGATTCGATCTCGGCCAGCTCGCCGACGCCGACGTTCTCGCGGGCGAGCAGCTCGAAGCGGGCGAAGTCCTGGAACCCGCCGGCGATGCGGGCGCGCCACCCCGTCACGGGGAAGCGGGTGAAGTCCGTGCCGTCCAGCGACACCGTGCCGGTGGTGACCGGGTAGAACCGGCACAGCAGCTTGATCAGGGTGGTCTTCCCGGCGCCGTTCTCCCCGACGAACGCGACCGTGCCGCCCGCGGGCAGGGTGAGGTCGACGTCGGCGATGACCGGCCGGTCGGTGCCCGGGTAGGCGAACGACACGCCGCGCAGCTCGATGCCGTCCCGGATGCGTCGGGGCACGTCCCGGTCGGGCGGTGGCGGCGCCTGGCGCGCCACCAGCGCGCGGACCCAGCGCAGGTTGCCCATGACCCGCCCGGTGCGCTGCATCTCCTGCAACGTCGCCACGGACGAGGTCACCTGCTGGTTCACCTGGGACGCCAAGGTCAGCACGAGCAGCACGTCGCCCACGCCCCGGCGGCCGGCCACCGCGTCGCGCAGCACCAGCAGCGTGCCCAGCACGTAGGCCGCGGCGAAGAACAGCTCACCGCCGGTGCGCAGCACCACCGCCCGCCGCTCACCGCGCCACAGCTCCGCCGACGCGTCGTCCCAGGCCCGGCGCTGGCGCGAGCGCAGCTCCGACGCCAGCCCGCCGACGCGCAGCTCCTTGGCCGACGCCGCGTTCGCCACGAGCCCGAACAGGTGCTTGGCGTGCCGGGACGGCGGCGCCGAACGCTCGCGCGCGTCGTTGACGATCGACTCCGCCCGGCGCCCGAGCAGCAGCGCCGGCACGGCGGCCAGGGGCAGCAGCAACAGCAGCGGGTTGAGCCGGGCCAGCAGGACCGCGGTGATCGAGATCGCCACGAGCAGGCCCAGGCTGTTCAGCAGGCCCTCCATCGAACCCCAGCCGGCCCGGTGCAGTTCCTGGCGCAGCACTTGGAGCTTGTCGGCGTACTCGGGCCGCTCGTGGTGCTCCAGCCCGGCCGAGCCGTTGGTCATCTCGATCAGCTCGCGCTCCAGGCGCGGCACCGCGCGGTCACCGAGCTCGAAGTAGAAGATGTGGGCGAAGTGCCCGGCGGTCAGCGCGGCGATCACCGCGACCACGACCAGCACCGCCGCCGCGGTCGCGCCCCGCACATCCCCGGCCACCGCCGAGTCGGTGAGCGCGCCCAGGGCGGGCGCGGCCAGCGGCATCGCCGACGCCTGGGCGATCATGAGCACGACGGCGAGCACCAAGCGGTAGCGGCTCTCCTGCCAGGCGATGACCAGCAGCTCCCAGCCGCCGCGGACGACCTCGATCACCGGCTGACTCCCCCTACCGCCTTGTCCGCCGCGGCCCCGTCCGCCGCCGCGCCGTCGACCACCGGATGCCCGGCGGCCGTGTCGCCGATCGGCGCGTCACCGTCCACGACGTCACCGTCCTCGGCGTCGTCGGCGTCCAACCCGTGGGCGAATCGCTTGGCCTGCAAGGCGAACAGGCGCGCGTAGTGGCCGCCCGCGACCATCAGCTCGTCGTGCGAACCCCGTTCCACCACCTGCCCACCGTCCACCACCACGATGTGGTCGGCCCGCCGGACGCTGGAGAACCGGTGCGAGATCAGCAGCGAGGTCACCCCGCGGGTCAGCTCCACGAACCGGTCGAAGAACGCCACCTCGGCGCGGACGTCCAGCGCCGCGGTGGGCTCGTCCAGCACCAGCACCCTGGCGCCCGCCTCCAGCGCGTAGAGCGCCCGGGCGATGGCGATCCGCTGCCACTGCCCGCCGGACAGGTCCGTCCCGCCGGGGTAGGCCCGCGACAGCGGCGTGTCCAGACCGCCGGGCAGGGCGGACAGCGCTTCGGCGATCCCGGCGCGTTCGGCGGCGCGCAGCACCACCGCGCGGTCGACCGGCACGTGCGCCGCGCCCAGCGCGATGTTCTCCGCCGCGGTCAGCTCGTAGCGCACGAAGTCCTGGAAGATCACGCCGACCTGGCGTCGCCAGAGCACCGGGTCGAACTCCGCGATGTCCACGCCGTCCGCCCGCACGGCGCCCGACGTGGGCTCGTACAGCCGCGCGAGCAGCTTCACCAGCGTGGTCTTGCCCGCGCCGTTGACCCCGACCACGGCCGTGCACCGCCCGGCCGGCAGGTCCAGCTCGATGCCGTCGAGCACGGTGCGGTCCGAACCGGGGTAGTGGAAGCCGACCCGGTCGAACGTGAGCGACGCGGCCGGCGTGCCCGGGGGCACCGCGGCCCGACCCGCCGGGGGCTGACCCTCGTCCAGCTCGTCCAGCCGGTCGCGCAACCGTTGCAGGGCCGTCAACGACTGCATCGCGTACTGGGTGCTGGTGTCCGCCTCCGGGTAGTAGCCGCCGAGCGAGATCGCCAGCACGACCGCCTGCACGCCGAGCGCCAGCGCGGTCAGGCCCACCCGCCCGGTCGCGGCGAGCTGGGCGGCGTACACCATCGCGCCGCCCGCCAGCAGCAGGCCCAGCGCCGTCAGCAGCAGGTACGGCGTCAGGTAGACGCGGCGGCGCGCCCGTTCGAAGGTGTTGCGCACGGCTTCCCACACGGCCGCGTAGCGGTCCGCGAGCCAGCCGGTGAGGCCGAACACGCGGATCTCCTTCGCCGCGACGTCGGTCATCGTGAGCTCGTGCAGGTAGCCGATCTCGCGCATCCTGCCGATGAGATCGCGCCCCACCCGCGAGTACTTGCGCAGACCGCCGCGCTGGCCGTAGCGGAACGCCAGCACCGCCGCGCCGACCCCGAGCGCCGCCGGCCACCCGATCGCCAACCCGATGGCCGTCACCAGGGCCACCAGGCGGGTGTAGCGGGCGACCAGCGCCACCAGGCCGAAGCACGCCTGCCCCGGTGTGCCCCAGTCGCGCTCGAAGGCGCGCACCGCCTCGTTCAGCTCGTCCAGCGTGCGCTGGTCCTCCAACGGCCCGATGCCGACCGGGCGCAGCATCAACGCCATCGCGTCGTCCCGCAGCGCGCTGTCCACCCGTCGCCGCAGCTGCTGGCCCAGGGCGTTGCCCACCGGGGTGAGGATCTGGGTGAGCAGGAACGCGGCGGCGGCGACCAGGAAGATCGAGGTCAGCCGGTCCCAGGGTGCGCTGCCGACCCCGCCGCCGACCGCGGCGGGCACCTCGCCGACCAGCACGCTCGTCGCGAGCACGAAGGCCACCGGCAGCAGGCCGAGCAGGACGTTGAGCACGACCAGGGACACGACCAGGGCCTCACCGCCGGACGGCAGCAGCCGCGCGATCCGCAACCGCGGCCGCACCGCCTCGTCCACCCAGTTCGTCCACGTGGCACGCAACCCGGCTGTCGCGGACCCCGCCGCGGGAGGTGTTCCGGTCGTCATGGCGCTCCCGCGAGTCTTTCGGTGGTGCGGTTCGTCGACGGTCCTCAACCGGCCGGCCAGGCGCCCAGGGCATCCAAGCACGGGGGCGCGAGCACCGACAAGAAGCTGATTTCGTGTATCCGCACGGTTTTCTTGCGCAACTCGTCGGCCGTTGCTCCGGTCGGTCCAGCGGCCCGCACGCCACGGCGCCGGCACGTTCTTCGACAGTGAGCGACGAATTCTCCTTGGAGCACCACGTCGAGTTCCTTGTGGACCGCGCGCGCCGAGCGGAGCGCGCGGCACGACGCGCCGACAAGCCGTAGTGCCGGGACGAAGTCCCCTCCCCGGTGGCGTGGCGGAAAGCTAGGGTCGTCGCGCGACGGGCGGACGAGGGATGAGGTGGAGGGCGAATGACCACCGGCGGTTTCTCGTCCACAGGGCTGGTCCGGGTGCGGGAAGTGCTGGAGCGCCACGTCGAGTCCGGCTTCGCGCCCGGTGCGGTGGCCGTGCTCGGCCGCCGCGGCGAGGTGCGCGTCGAAGCATCGGGCGCCCTCGCGTTCGAGGGCGTGGGCTCGGGAACACCGTTCTCGGCCGACACGATCTGCCGCACGGCCTCGATGACGAAGCCGATGGTCGCCGCGTGCGCGATGACGCTCGTCGACGACGGCACCCTGCGCCTCGACGACCCGGTCGACGACCTCCTCCCGGAGCTGGCCGACATGACCGTGCTCGTCGACCCCAACGGGCCGCTGGACGACGTCGTCCCGGCGCAGCGCCCGATCACGGTGCGGCACCTGCTGACCAACACCTGCGGCATGGGCGTGCTCCCGACCAAGCCGGGGAAGGTCCCGATCGTCGACGCGGTGAACGGGCTCGACTACTCGTCGCCGGACGTGTGGGTGCGCGGGCTGGGCGAGCTCCCGCTCGTGTACCAGCCCGGCGAGCGCTGGATGTACGACACCGCGTCCAACGTGACCGGGGTGCTCATCGCCAGGGCCACCGGGATGTCCTTCGGCGACGCCTTCCGGGAACGGATCTGCGATCCGCTCGGGATGGAGGACACCGCCTTCAGCGTGAGCGGCGAGGACATCGCCCGGCTCGCGACGGCGTACCAGCGCGACAGCACCGCCGGCGACGAGCCGGTCGTGGACGACGGCCCCGACGGCAAGTGGAGCCGGCCGCCGGTGTTCGAGTCGGGTGGCGGCGGGCTCGTCTCGACCGCCCAGGACTACTTCGCCTTCGCCGCGGCTCTGCTGGCCGGCGGCGCCCACCGCGGTCGGCAGGTGTTCCCCCGACCGTCGGTCACCCTGATGACCAGCGACCAGCTGACCCCGGCGCAGCGGGAGGTCTCCGGTTTCTGGCCGGGGTACTTCAACGAGATGGGCTGGGGTTTCGGGATGTCGGTCCTGTCCCGCCCCAGCCGGCTCGGCCTGTCGGTCGGCAGCTACGGGTGGTCCGGCTTCTACGGCACCGCCTGGTACAACGACCCCGTCGAGGACCTGACGGCGATCTTCTTCATGCAGCGGGGGCACTCGGGCGACCAGAGGCTGCCGATCTGGCGCGACTTCTGGACCGCCGTCTACCAGTCCTTCGACGGCTGACCGGGTCGGGTGGCCTCCCGGTCCGGTGGGTCACCCGCGGCAGATCCGCCCCGCCCCCGGCACGTCGGCGGTCAACGCCCGGTGCCGGTGACGAGGGGCGCGGGCCACGCGGCGGGGTCCGTCGCGTCGGTCGGGGCGGTGGGGCACACGACGTAGTGGCGCGGGGCGAGGGCGTTGAGGCGGCCGGGCAGCGCGGCCAGGCAGCGGGCGTGGGCCTGTTCGGGTGTCCGCACGGCGTCGGTCGCGGTCAGGTAGGCGACCAGGTCGCGGCCGTCGACCGAGCCGAAGATGTGGGCCGCGGCAGGCGCCAGCGCCTCGTCCAGCAGCCGCTGCACCTCGCCGAGGTCGACCCAGCACGAGTCGACCAGCACCCAGTCGGGCGTGCGGGCGACGGGGGCCAGGCCGGTGACCTCGCGGATGCGCGGGGCGTCAAGGTCACCCGCCGCCGCAGCGACCAGCAGGCGCTCGACGGCCAGCAACAACGACTCCATCTCGGCCCGGGGCACCAGCCCGGTGTCCGCGCTCCACAGGTCGAGCCGGACCCGGCCGTCGACCTCCTCCAGGTTGAACCGCACCGGCGTCCCGTCGTGGGGCACCGGACGCCACCGCAGCTCCGTCCGCCGCAGGGCGGCGGTGATCTCCTCCGGCCGGTGCTTGACGCCCGCGGTGACCCCGGACCACGTCTCGGGCACGAGGCTGTTGAACAACGGGTCGTAGAGGAAGTGCGTGCCGCGGTCGTGCTGGATCCGCTCGTCCCACGCGCCACGCTCGACGCCGTCGTACCTGCCGTGCCTGCTCGCCTCCAGCGCCGCGGCCCACGTGTGCTTGACCAGCGCGTCGAAGCTCCGGTCGCCGACGTCGACGGCGACGAGGTTGCCCTGCGCCAGGGAACCGACGAAGTCGACGAGGTGGCGTTCGAAGCGGTTGCTCGACAGCGACGGGAACACCAGCTCGCGGTAGCCGGTCCGCCGCGCCAGCACCGCGCACGTCGCGGCGAGCACGACGGAGGACCGGCTGGACCGGGTGCGTGCCGCCACCTGCCGCACCGCCATCGCGGCGGCCGGGGACGACAGCTCCACGGCCAGCGACTCGCCGGAGCGGGTGGCGCCCGGCAGCGCGAGCAGGCAGCGGGGTTGTCGCCGCGCCAGCTCCTGGATGTAGTCGTTCGCCGCCCGGGTCCGACGGCGCTCGGCGGGCGTCGCCTCCAGCTCGGCCTGGTCCAGCGGCTGGTGGCGCGGTTGGCCCACCTGTCGGCGCTCCGGGTGCGCGAGCATCTCGGCGAACTCGCGCTTGAGCACGTCGAGCGAGCCGAGGTCGACGCCCAGGTGCGAGAACCCCGCGACGCAGGCGATGACCGCGCCGAACTCGTCGGTGGCCACCGCCAACCGCAGCGCGGTGGCCGCCGTGTCGCGCCGCTCCCGCAACCACACGAGCAGCCTCCCGGCCACCGCCGAGCGGTCGGGAGGCCCCCACGGACCCTCGCCGAGGGTGCACACGTTGAGGGTGAAGGTGCCGGTCGCCGCGACCACCTGACGTGGGTCCCGGCCCCGGACGTAGGTGGTCCGCAGGGATTCGTGCCTCGCCACCAGCACGGCGGCCGCCTCGGCCACGTCGTCCACGGACTTCCCGTCGGGCACGGGCAGTTCTACGCGCAGGACCGCGACGAGGTGGTCGTCGCCGTCCTGCAACCACTGGAGGGTGTTGAGCTGGCCGAGGGTGACGGGTCCCTCGGCCGCGCGCGCGCCGGTGGAGCTGATCTGGATGGCGTCGACGGGCGTGAGCCGCACCCGCCGCCTGCGCTGCGTGGCGCCGGTCGTGGTGCTCATCCCGGTCAGCCGATCAGCCCGCGCAGCGGACCGGCCACGTCCCCGTCCTGCGGGGTGTGCTCGCGCGTCACCGCCGACGGCCAGTCCGCGAACACCGGCCGGTCGCCCGAAGGGCTGAGGAAGACGTCGACCGGGCCGGGGTACGGCCGGGGTTCCCAGTCGTGGACGGCGTCCTCGTTCGCCTGCCACACGCGCGCCGAGCGCCTGGCGAACTCGGGGGTCGCGTCCGGTGGCACGAGGTCGAGCTCCTTCCACCGGTCCAGGACCGCGTCCAGGTCACCGGGAGGCTGGTCGAACCGGGGACCGAGGTCCAGCAGTCCGGCGTCGACCAGGGCGAGCAGCCGCACCTCGGCGCCGTCCTCGGTGAGCCGCGCGGCCATCTCGTGGGCGATCGACGCGCCGGTGTCGCAGCCGCCGAGCAGGTAGGGGCCGGTCGGCCACGCCGCGCGGACGGCTTCGACGTAGGTGCGCGCCATGTCCCGCACCGACGCGACCGGGTCGACATCGGCGTAGAGCCCGGCGGCCTGGAGCCCGAACACGGTGAAGTCCTCGCCCAGCTCCTGGGCGAGCCCGGCGTACGGGCCGACCTGCCCGTTGGCCGGGTGGACCAGGAACAGCGGGGGAGCGGCGCCGTCGCCGCGCTGGATCAGGACCAGCGGGTCGGACAGCCGAGCGTTGTGCTCGCGCAGCCGGGCGGCGAGGCTCTCCACGGTGGGGTGCTCGGTCATCACGTTCAGGGGCAGCTGGACGCCCAGCTCCTCGAGGACGGCGTTGACGACCCT
It contains:
- a CDS encoding molybdopterin-dependent oxidoreductase; the encoded protein is MERRMPVATHWGSFDAVVDSGRLVRIEPRPDDPDPSPIGPGMVAAAEDGARVLRPAVRRGWLNGEPRARGAARGADAFVEVSWDQAITLVSEELRRVRAQHGDSAVFGGSYGWASAGRFHNAQGQLQRFLSLGGGYTDSRNTYSTAALEVILPHVIGGHPWSYQSRMPMWDEIAENCELVVAFGGLALKNSQINPGGLARHQTRDLQRRCHEAGVRFVNVSPIRSDVAGFLDAEWLPVVPNTDTAAMLGIAHTMLVNGWHDEDFLRRCCVGFDRFAPYLLGEVDGVVKDAAWAAEITGIGRDAITDLARRLATRRSLIMVNYAVQRADHGEQPIWMSVVLAAMAGSMGRPGCGWGAGYATMDATGVAPGRPFVAAMPAAPNPVPDFIPVARIADALLHPGEVIDYDGERLTLPELRLIYWCGGNPFHHHQDLHRLARAWQVPDTVVVHEAWWNTTAKFADIVLPVATTLERDDFAAGFSDPHLVAMPKVRDPAGESRTDHRIFAALASRLGFEREFTESRSESDWVRHLYEQTRAGLGGDAALPGFDDFWRATTAELPALTGPFPGSFDDLRSDPGRFPLSTPSGRIEVFSAEIDSFGYDDCAGHPKWFEPVEWLRADLSDRFPLHLISNQPASRLHSQYDNGGHSLSSKISGREPVTINPSDAAARGIESGMVVRVHNDRGSCLAGAVLSDDLMPGVVQLSTGAWWDPVRPGLSGTLDRHGNPNALTADRPCSRLSQGPSALSALVDVEPYDGPLPEVLAFAPPNLAPPG
- a CDS encoding EF-hand domain-containing protein, which codes for MTGVRDLKYRQWFKGADVDGDGVITRQDVRLMGERYVAARDAAPQSETARRLTEGLDAFWTTVIEPMDRDGDGKVDLREMTEGFRQALADPSLYPQQVGPVADCYFDLIDLDGDDRIDQAEFGQIFGLAGNVSPEECAEVFEALDLDGSGGLNRAEFHQALAEFFYGNDPDTPAAHLFGRIPG
- a CDS encoding NAD(P)-dependent alcohol dehydrogenase gives rise to the protein MRTVNAYAAPSATGPLGRTTIERRDVGPKDVMIEIAYAGICHSDIHTVRGDWGPVRYPLVVGHEIVGTVSAVGSEVTKHQVGDRVGVGCMVDSCGECEYCLRGDEQYCAKGHTQTYHGIDPTDGTITQGGYSQAVVVTEDFVLRVPENLELEKVAPLLCAGISLYSPLRHWQAGPGKKVAIVGLGGLGHVGVKIAAALGAEVTVLSQTTSKKDDSLRFGATAHHATTDPETFTQLKSSFDLIVNTVSAKIDMAAHLGLLKVDGTLVNVGAPAEPLEVPAFALIPARRSWAGSSIGGIRETQEMLDFCAEHGILPETELISADDINDAYERVLKSDVRYRFVIDAATFA
- a CDS encoding ABC transporter ATP-binding protein, which produces MIEVVRGGWELLVIAWQESRYRLVLAVVLMIAQASAMPLAAPALGALTDSAVAGDVRGATAAAVLVVVAVIAALTAGHFAHIFYFELGDRAVPRLERELIEMTNGSAGLEHHERPEYADKLQVLRQELHRAGWGSMEGLLNSLGLLVAISITAVLLARLNPLLLLLPLAAVPALLLGRRAESIVNDARERSAPPSRHAKHLFGLVANAASAKELRVGGLASELRSRQRRAWDDASAELWRGERRAVVLRTGGELFFAAAYVLGTLLVLRDAVAGRRGVGDVLLVLTLASQVNQQVTSSVATLQEMQRTGRVMGNLRWVRALVARQAPPPPDRDVPRRIRDGIELRGVSFAYPGTDRPVIADVDLTLPAGGTVAFVGENGAGKTTLIKLLCRFYPVTTGTVSLDGTDFTRFPVTGWRARIAGGFQDFARFELLARENVGVGELAEIESADAVHDALRRARAEDVLDRLEDGVETQLGKTYADGVELSGGQWQKLALGRAMMRREPLLLVLDEPTAALDAQAEHRLFERYAAGARDVGRRTGAITLLVSHRFSTVRMADLIVVVADGRVKEQGSHDELMAANGLYAELYSMQAASYA